In Rhodanobacter denitrificans, a single window of DNA contains:
- a CDS encoding secondary thiamine-phosphate synthase enzyme YjbQ, translated as MTRALPAEHVAQGSFTVHTRGRGFSEITTEVGDAVAASHVQTGIAHVFTAHTSCSLLISENADPTVRDDLERWFARAVPDGDAIFRHDAEGPDDMPAHVRSILTGVSLSVPVHGGKPMLGAWQGIYLWEHRLDPHQRKVVVTVLGN; from the coding sequence GTGACCCGCGCGCTGCCTGCCGAACACGTGGCGCAGGGCAGCTTCACCGTGCACACGCGCGGGCGCGGTTTCAGCGAGATCACTACGGAGGTCGGCGACGCGGTGGCAGCCAGCCACGTGCAGACCGGCATCGCGCACGTGTTCACGGCACATACCAGTTGTTCGTTGCTGATCAGCGAAAATGCCGACCCCACGGTGCGCGACGACCTGGAGCGCTGGTTCGCGCGCGCGGTGCCGGACGGCGACGCGATCTTCCGGCACGACGCGGAAGGCCCGGACGACATGCCGGCGCATGTGCGGTCGATCCTCACCGGGGTCAGCCTCAGCGTGCCGGTACACGGCGGCAAGCCGATGCTGGGCGCCTGGCAAGGCATCTACCTGTGGGAACACCGCCTCGACCCGCACCAGCGCAAGGTGGTGGTGACCGTGCTGGGGAATTGA
- a CDS encoding kinase, giving the protein MTSHADLQNEALAGHLLDQYAGRIARSRRPYIIGLSGLQGSGKSTLARVMKAQAEARGWATEVLSLDDFYYARSEREALARDVHPLLRSRGVPGTHEIELLMSVLAALPHASDKLPVSHPRFDKGRDTRFPPSRWPRTTRPPKLVIVEGWALGIRPQLQAALARPVNELERSEDPDSSWRHWVNKQLRGYQPLWRKFDALIVLQAPSWEIVRRWRGEQEQELLARHAPLAMDASAMERFLAHFERLSRHALATLPALADTCVEYDDDRHVTGLSHG; this is encoded by the coding sequence ATGACGTCCCACGCCGACCTGCAGAACGAGGCCCTCGCCGGCCACCTGCTCGACCAGTACGCCGGGCGCATCGCCCGCTCGCGCCGCCCGTACATCATTGGCCTGTCCGGCCTGCAGGGCAGCGGCAAGAGCACCCTGGCGCGGGTGATGAAAGCGCAGGCCGAGGCCCGCGGCTGGGCCACCGAGGTGCTCTCGCTGGACGACTTCTACTACGCCCGCAGCGAGCGCGAGGCGCTGGCGCGCGACGTGCACCCGCTGCTGCGCAGCCGCGGCGTACCGGGCACGCACGAGATCGAGTTGCTGATGTCGGTGCTGGCCGCCCTGCCGCACGCCTCGGACAAGCTGCCGGTATCGCACCCGCGCTTCGACAAGGGCCGCGACACCCGCTTCCCGCCATCGCGCTGGCCGCGCACCACGCGGCCGCCGAAGCTGGTGATCGTGGAAGGCTGGGCGCTGGGCATCCGGCCGCAGCTGCAGGCCGCGCTGGCCCGGCCGGTCAACGAACTGGAGCGCAGCGAAGATCCCGACAGCAGCTGGCGGCACTGGGTCAACAAGCAGCTGCGCGGCTACCAGCCGCTGTGGCGCAAGTTCGACGCGCTGATCGTGCTGCAGGCGCCGAGCTGGGAGATCGTGCGCCGCTGGCGCGGCGAGCAGGAACAGGAACTGCTGGCGCGGCACGCGCCGCTGGCGATGGACGCGAGCGCGATGGAGCGGTTCCTGGCGCACTTCGAGCGACTCAGCCGGCACGCCCTGGCCACTCTGCCGGCGCTGGCCGACACCTGCGTGGAGTACGACGACGACCGCCACGTCACCGGCCTCAGCCACGGCTGA
- a CDS encoding type IV pilus twitching motility protein PilT, giving the protein MDIAELLAFSVKNKASDLHLSAGLPPMIRVDGDVRRINIPALEHKQVHSLIYDIMSDKQRRDYEEFYETDFSFEIPGLARFRVNAFNQNRGAGAVFRTIPSEVLTLEDLGCPRIFKELIEQPQGLILVTGPTGSGKSTTLAAMVDHINKNEYGHMLTIEDPIEFVHTSQKCLVNQREIHRDTLGFNEALRSALREDPDYILVGELRDLETIRLALTAAETGHLVFATVHTSSAAKTIDRIIDVFPAGEKPMVRSMLSESLRAVISQSLLKKVGGGRIAAHEIMVGIPAIRNLIREDKVAQMYSSIQTGQQFGMQTLDQCLQDLVKRGLVTRQQASAYAKNKDSFK; this is encoded by the coding sequence ATGGACATTGCCGAACTGCTTGCCTTCTCGGTGAAGAACAAGGCCTCGGACCTGCACTTGTCCGCCGGGCTGCCGCCGATGATTCGCGTCGATGGCGATGTCCGCCGGATCAACATCCCCGCGCTCGAACACAAGCAGGTGCACTCGCTGATCTACGACATCATGTCGGACAAGCAGCGGCGCGACTACGAGGAGTTCTACGAGACCGACTTCTCGTTCGAGATCCCCGGGCTGGCGCGCTTCCGCGTCAATGCGTTCAACCAGAACCGCGGCGCCGGCGCGGTGTTCCGCACCATTCCCTCCGAGGTGCTGACGCTGGAGGACCTGGGTTGCCCGCGCATCTTCAAGGAGCTGATCGAGCAGCCGCAGGGCCTGATCCTGGTGACCGGCCCGACCGGCTCGGGCAAGTCGACCACGCTGGCGGCGATGGTCGACCACATCAACAAGAACGAATACGGGCACATGCTCACGATCGAGGACCCGATCGAGTTCGTGCACACCTCGCAGAAGTGCCTGGTCAACCAGCGCGAGATCCACCGCGACACGCTCGGCTTCAACGAGGCGCTGCGTTCGGCGCTGCGCGAGGATCCCGACTACATCCTGGTCGGCGAGTTGCGCGACCTGGAGACCATCCGCCTGGCGCTGACCGCGGCGGAAACCGGCCATCTGGTGTTCGCCACCGTGCACACCAGCTCGGCGGCGAAGACCATCGACCGCATCATCGACGTGTTCCCTGCCGGCGAGAAGCCGATGGTGCGTTCGATGCTGTCCGAAAGCCTGCGCGCGGTGATCTCGCAGTCGCTGCTGAAGAAGGTCGGCGGTGGGCGCATCGCGGCGCACGAGATCATGGTCGGCATCCCGGCGATCCGCAACCTGATCCGCGAGGACAAGGTGGCGCAGATGTACTCGTCGATTCAGACCGGCCAGCAGTTCGGCATGCAGACGCTGGACCAGTGCCTGCAGGACCTGGTCAAGCGCGGCCTGGTGACGCGCCAGCAGGCGTCCGCCTACGCCAAGAACAAGGACAGCTTCAAGTGA
- a CDS encoding dodecin family protein: MSVAKVIEINASSSKSMEDAVQHGLKKAAESVKNIKSAWVNEIKAVTKDDGTITEWRVNMKVNFIVD; this comes from the coding sequence ATGTCGGTAGCCAAGGTCATCGAAATCAATGCCTCGTCCAGCAAGAGCATGGAAGACGCCGTGCAGCACGGCCTGAAGAAGGCCGCCGAGTCGGTGAAGAACATCAAGAGCGCCTGGGTCAACGAGATCAAGGCGGTGACGAAGGACGACGGCACGATCACCGAGTGGCGCGTCAACATGAAGGTCAACTTCATCGTCGACTGA
- a CDS encoding YggT family protein, with amino-acid sequence MSYLLNALSMLIELAFDAVAALLLLRAAAEACRADFHNPLSQFVYRTTNPVLAPIRRVLPNWRRINLAALLLAWLAMLLKRLLLFALLGAMPHPLGLIVLALAELLDFVLLCYLVLIFGWSLLSMFAVDRRHPMLQLAGSIVAPLLRPLHGRLIAGQIDFAPMAVMIVLLLARLLIAAPLIDLGARLAMGA; translated from the coding sequence GTGAGCTATCTGCTGAATGCGCTGTCCATGTTGATCGAGCTGGCGTTCGATGCGGTGGCCGCGCTGCTGCTGCTGCGCGCGGCCGCCGAAGCCTGCCGCGCGGACTTCCACAACCCGCTGAGCCAGTTCGTCTACCGCACCACCAACCCGGTGCTGGCGCCGATCCGCCGCGTGCTGCCGAACTGGCGCCGGATCAACCTGGCCGCCCTGCTGCTGGCGTGGCTGGCGATGCTGCTCAAGCGCCTGCTGCTGTTCGCCCTGCTCGGCGCGATGCCGCACCCGCTCGGACTGATCGTGCTGGCGCTGGCCGAACTGCTCGATTTCGTGCTGCTGTGCTATCTGGTGCTGATCTTCGGCTGGTCGCTGCTGAGCATGTTCGCGGTGGACCGCCGCCACCCCATGCTGCAGCTGGCCGGCAGCATCGTCGCCCCGTTGCTGCGCCCGCTGCACGGCAGGCTGATCGCCGGCCAGATCGACTTCGCGCCGATGGCGGTGATGATCGTGCTGCTGCTGGCGCGGCTGCTGATCGCCGCCCCGCTGATTGACCTCGGTGCCCGACTGGCCATGGGCGCCTGA
- the pdxH gene encoding pyridoxamine 5'-phosphate oxidase, giving the protein MLKFEILDTFQRLLEEARASGDREPTAMNLATVDGSGRVASRIVLLKGADERGFRFYTNYQSDKGGQLEAHPQVALCFHWKQLREGVQVRVEGVARKLLAEESDAYFASRPRGSQIGAWASLQSQTLPDRDTFEQRVARYEQQFDGLEVSRPPHWGGFVVEPDMVEFWYGAEFRLHERVRWDRHGQTWTSRMLYP; this is encoded by the coding sequence ATGCTCAAATTCGAAATTCTAGACACCTTCCAGCGGCTGCTGGAGGAAGCCAGGGCCAGTGGCGACCGCGAACCGACCGCGATGAACCTGGCCACCGTGGACGGCTCCGGCCGGGTCGCCTCGCGCATCGTGTTGCTCAAGGGCGCCGACGAGCGCGGCTTCCGCTTCTACACCAATTACCAGAGTGACAAGGGCGGCCAGCTGGAGGCGCATCCGCAGGTGGCGCTGTGCTTCCACTGGAAGCAGCTGCGCGAGGGCGTGCAGGTGCGCGTGGAAGGCGTGGCGCGCAAGCTGCTGGCGGAAGAGTCGGACGCCTACTTCGCCAGCCGCCCGCGTGGCAGCCAGATCGGCGCGTGGGCTTCGCTGCAGTCGCAGACCCTGCCTGACCGTGACACGTTCGAGCAGCGGGTGGCGCGCTACGAGCAGCAGTTCGACGGCCTTGAGGTGAGCCGGCCGCCGCACTGGGGTGGTTTCGTGGTGGAGCCGGACATGGTCGAGTTCTGGTACGGCGCCGAGTTCCGCCTGCACGAGCGGGTGCGCTGGGACCGCCACGGCCAGACCTGGACCAGCCGGATGCTCTACCCGTGA
- a CDS encoding ABC transporter substrate-binding protein, giving the protein MDHAAAAAALSDHFPQRIVCLTEEPTEVLYALGEERRIVGISGFTVRPPRARREKPKVSAFTSAKIGEILKLAPDLAIGFSDIQADIARELVKAGVEVWISNHRSVDGILAYIRRLGALVGAHEKAEAYALRAERHLAEIRAAAARLPRRPQVYFEEWDEPIITGIRWVAEIIGIAGGDDCFPELAREPLAKQRILPNGDEVVRRAPDIILGSWCGKRFRPEKVAARPGWDTIPAVRHGDLHEIKSPIILQPGPAALFDGLDEIHRIITEWALR; this is encoded by the coding sequence ATGGATCACGCCGCAGCGGCTGCCGCTTTGTCCGATCACTTTCCGCAACGCATCGTTTGCCTCACCGAGGAGCCGACCGAGGTGCTGTACGCGCTCGGCGAGGAGCGGCGCATCGTCGGCATTTCCGGCTTCACCGTGCGACCGCCGCGCGCACGCAGGGAGAAGCCGAAAGTCTCGGCGTTCACCAGCGCGAAGATCGGCGAGATCCTGAAACTCGCCCCCGACCTGGCGATCGGTTTCTCCGACATCCAGGCCGACATCGCGCGCGAGCTGGTCAAGGCCGGCGTCGAGGTATGGATCAGCAACCACCGCAGCGTGGACGGCATCCTGGCCTACATCCGCCGGCTCGGCGCACTGGTCGGCGCGCACGAAAAGGCCGAGGCCTACGCGCTGCGCGCCGAGCGCCATCTCGCCGAGATCCGCGCTGCGGCCGCGCGGTTGCCGCGGCGGCCGCAGGTGTATTTCGAGGAGTGGGACGAGCCGATCATCACCGGCATCCGCTGGGTCGCCGAGATCATCGGCATCGCCGGCGGCGACGACTGTTTCCCTGAACTGGCCCGCGAGCCGCTGGCGAAACAGCGCATCCTGCCGAACGGCGACGAGGTGGTGCGGCGTGCGCCGGACATCATCCTCGGTTCCTGGTGCGGCAAGCGCTTCCGTCCCGAGAAGGTGGCGGCGCGGCCGGGCTGGGATACGATTCCCGCCGTGCGGCACGGCGACCTCCACGAGATCAAGTCGCCGATCATTTTGCAGCCGGGACCGGCCGCGCTGTTCGACGGGTTGGACGAGATCCATCGGATCATCACGGAATGGGCGCTGCGCTGA
- the proC gene encoding pyrroline-5-carboxylate reductase has translation MTRLAFIGGGNMARSLIGGLLNTGVAPATLSVAEPLAEARQALGRDFGIACYAENRLAVADAEVILLAVKPQVMPAIHADLRDILQRHRPLLISIAAGVRLDQLERWFGSGLPIVRCMPNTPALIGAGATGLCANHRVSPAQKAQAQHILDAAGITRWIDDEALMDTVTALSGSGPAYFFALVEALEAAAVAQGLPRDTARALAAQTCLGAGRMLVEGGEDPAALRQRVTSPHGTTQAALESFAADGLPHIVARAVAAATRRGVELAAELDQLP, from the coding sequence ATGACACGACTTGCCTTCATCGGCGGCGGCAACATGGCGCGCAGCCTGATCGGCGGCCTGCTGAACACCGGCGTGGCGCCGGCCACCCTCAGCGTGGCCGAGCCGCTGGCCGAGGCGCGCCAGGCGCTGGGCCGCGACTTCGGCATCGCCTGCTACGCCGAGAACCGGCTGGCCGTGGCGGATGCCGAGGTCATCCTGCTGGCGGTGAAGCCGCAGGTGATGCCGGCGATCCATGCCGACCTGCGCGACATCCTGCAGCGCCACCGGCCGCTGCTGATCTCGATCGCCGCCGGCGTGCGGCTGGACCAGTTGGAGCGCTGGTTCGGCAGCGGCCTGCCGATCGTCCGCTGCATGCCGAACACGCCGGCGCTGATCGGCGCCGGCGCCACCGGCCTGTGCGCCAACCACCGGGTCAGCCCGGCGCAGAAGGCGCAGGCGCAGCACATCCTCGATGCCGCCGGGATCACCCGCTGGATCGACGACGAGGCGCTGATGGACACGGTCACCGCGCTGTCCGGTTCCGGCCCGGCGTACTTCTTCGCCCTGGTCGAGGCGCTGGAAGCTGCCGCGGTGGCGCAGGGCCTGCCGCGCGATACCGCACGCGCGCTCGCCGCGCAGACCTGCCTGGGCGCCGGCCGCATGCTGGTCGAGGGCGGCGAGGACCCGGCCGCGCTGCGCCAGCGCGTCACTTCGCCGCATGGCACCACCCAGGCTGCGCTGGAAAGCTTCGCCGCCGACGGCCTGCCGCACATCGTCGCCCGCGCCGTCGCCGCCGCCACCCGCCGCGGTGTGGAACTCGCCGCCGAACTGGACCAACTGCCGTGA